A DNA window from Arachis duranensis cultivar V14167 chromosome 3, aradu.V14167.gnm2.J7QH, whole genome shotgun sequence contains the following coding sequences:
- the LOC107479478 gene encoding probable sugar phosphate/phosphate translocator At3g17430: MGINKTLFLTYFYLFIYILLSSGVILYNKWVLSPKYFNFPLPITLTMIHMGFSGAVAFLLVRVFKVVTPVKMTFEIYATCVVPISAFFASSLWFGNTAYLHISVAFIQMLKALMPVATFIMAVLCGTDKARCDVFLNMVLVSVGVVVSSYGEIHFNIIGTVYQVTGIFAEALRLVLTQVLLQKKGLTLNPITSLYYIAPCSFVFLFVPWYLLEKPVMEVSQIQFNFWIFFSNAICALALNFSIFLVIGRTGAVTIRVAGVLKDWILIALSTVIFPESTITGLNIIGYAIALCGVVMYNYIKVKDVRTSQSPADSLPDRITKDWKFEKKSSDIYTPDNISDDAGSNGGNVPTSERDIDEEAPLITSSSRLSHIGRTQLTNHPTGKSYSSHSFLDDRCHLSLFQRSDHVITKTGENQIIPSTSTSEVMYIVAVCGDSLNLDNMTDEPEERFSNHHQEPNPPTSPDTWATK; the protein is encoded by the exons ATGGGGATTAACAAAACGCTTTTCCTCACTTACTTCTACTTGTTCATCTACATTTTGCTTTCTTCTGGGGTCATTTTGTACAACAAG TGGGTTCTGTCTCCGAAGTACTTTAACTTTCCTCTTCCTATAACGCTCACCATGATTCATATGGGATTTTCTGGGGCAGTGGCATTTTTGCTTGTTAGAGTCTTTAAG gttgTGACACCTGTCAAAATGACATTTGAAAT ATATGCAACATGTGTGGTACCAATAAGTGCCTTCTTTGCATCAAGTCTTTG GTTTGGTAACACTGCCTACTTGCACATCTCTGTAGCTTTTATCCAGATGCTCAAGGCTCTAA TGCCCGTGGCAACTTTCATCATGGCTGTTTTGTGCGGCACTGACAAAGCAAGGTGTGATGTGTTCTTGAACATGGTGCTGGTCAGTGTTGGAGTTGTCGTTTCCTCCTACGGGGAAattcattttaatataattggTACAGTTTACCAGGTCACGGGCATCTTTGCTGAAGCATTGAGACTGGTCTTAACACAAGTTCTTCTGCAGAAGAAGGGATTGACATTAAATCCAATTACGAGTTTATATTACATAGCACCATGCAG TTTTGTGTTTCTATTTGTGCCTTGGTACCTACTGGAGAAGCCTGTGATGGAAGTTTCACAGATTCAGTTCAATTTTTGGATCTTTTTCTCCAATGCTATATGTGCTCTAGCCTTGAATTTCTCCATTTTCTTAGTAATTGGTAGAACGGGTGCTGTAACTATCCGGGTTGCTGGTGTGCTAAAAGACTGGATATTGATAGCCCTTTCAACCGTCATATTTCCGGAATCTACAATAACTGGGTTGAATATAATTGGCTATGCTATTG CGCTGTGTGGAGTTGTGATGTACAATTACATAAAGGTTAAGGATGTCCGCACCTCTCAATCACCTGCTGATAGTTTACCAGATCGTATCACAAAG GATTggaaatttgagaaaaaatcaTCTGATATTTATACACCAGACAATATTAGTGATGATGCGGGAAGCAATGGAGGCAACGTTCCAACATCTGAAAGGGACATCGATGAAGAAGCACCACTAATTACATCATCGTCAAGGTTATCTCATATTGGACGCACGCAGCTAACCAACCATCCAACAGGAAAATCCTATTCCTCTCATTCTTTTTTAGACGATAG GTGTCATCTCTCGCTGTTCCAAAGGTCTGATCACGTCATCACCAAGACCGGCGAGAACCAGATCATTCCTTCAACCAGTACTAGCGAGGTCATGTACATTGTTGCTGTTTGTGGGGACTCACTGAACCTTGACAACATGACAGATGAACCCGAAGAACGGTTCTCGAACCACCATCAGGAACCAAACCCACCAACCTCCCCTGACACATGGGCCACGAAATGA